The region CGTTGCTTTCTCTGCTAGGCAGTGCTGACTTTATGCCGTTCACTGGGCAATATTCCTATGAAAGTTAAGTCTTTTTTCCTGATGGCGATCGCCTCTTCGCTGGCTGTTGTCGGCGATGTTCTCCCCAGTTTTGCACGTTCTGCCGTTCTCAGCACCCGCAGTACGACCAGTTGGATTAATGTTCGCGCTTGGCCTTCAACCACGTCCACCATCCGCCATCAAGGTCGCGCGGGCGATCGCGTAGAAATTATCCGCGATGCCAGAGGCAATGATGGAGCGATCTGGCATTACCTCAAGTTTAACAATTCCAACGCAGAAGGGTGGATTCGCTCGGATTTTGTGCAAGCACTGCCTTCCCCTTCTGCCAGCATTCCGAGTCCCCAACCGCCGCAAGCGATAGTTCGCCCAGAACCCAAAACTCAAAGGTTAAATCAAGAACAGATTGATTATTTTGTGGAAGTGGCGATGGGGGCAGAGTTTGGTAAATCCAGTCCAGTCGTTCGCAAGTGGAAAAGCGATATTATCGTCCAAGCGATCGGCACGCCAACCGCAGAAGATCGGCGAACCTTAGATGCAGTGGTTCGAGAATTGCGGGAGTTGACCGGGTTAAATATTACTTTGGGCGATCGCAATGCCAATATGACGATTTACTTCGTACCCGAACCCGAATTTCGCCGCTACGAACCCAACTATATCCCTCGGAACTATGGTTTTTTCTGGACGCAATGGAATAACAACACGATCTACAATGCCCGAATTTTAATCTCCACTACTGGAGTAACGCAGCGAGAGCGCTCTCATCTGATTCGGGAAGAAGTTACGCAGTCTTTGGGCTTAATGCGAGATTCGTTTAAGTACCCCGATAGTATTTTCTATCAAGGCTGGACAGACACCACTGAATATTCGGAAATGGATCGAGCCATTATCCGCCTGCTGTACCGTCCGGAAATTCGTCCGGGAATGACTCAAGAAGAAGTGCTGTCAATTCTGGCAGCCCTGTAAAGAGCAGCCTACATTCGCCTGCAAGCTGCTCAATGTTGAATTTTAGTAAATCCAAGCACCCGATACCCAACCGCCGCTAGACAGTTCGTACCAGCCGTTGGAAACGCGGCCCGTAATCCCTGCGGTGCTGCCGTTGGAGAGGGCACCGAGGACGCCGTAACCAGCACCAGGGCCCGAACGAATATTGAGCGCGCTACCATTGGTTGCGACGGTAATGGCACCTGCGCCACCACCACCGCCACCGCCGCCACCACCGCCAGCGCCAACGACCCAGTTTCCAGCAACCCAACCGCCGCTAGACAGTTCGTACCAGCCGCCAGAAACGCGACCCGTAATCCCTGCGGTGCTACCGTTGGAGAGGGAACCAATCCAGCTATAGCCTGCACCAGGACCTGAGCGAATGTTCAAAGGACTCCCATTGGTTGAGACTCGGACGGAGCCGGTTGCTGGGCCGCCGCCACCCCCGCCGCCGCCACCGCCGGGTAGGGTAACGCCCATTGCGCCAGCGGTTGCAGGCCCTACGATCCCATCGGCGAGAAGACCGCGAGAACGTTGAAAGGCAATGACTGCATTTTCGGTTTGCGGACCAAAAACGCCGTCAACGCCGACGCCATATCCTAGGTTGCGTAGGGTGGATTGAATGGTGGTAACAGTGGCACCGCTGCTACCGTAACGTACGTAGGCAAGCGCTTGCGAGGAAATACTGAGAATTGATAGGGCAACGATCGCGCTAGCAACCCCAATCCAAGCTGAGTTACAGATTTTCAGGGAAAATCTATAGTGCGATCGCAGTTGGGGTGCAGGGTTCGGATCTTCGTGGGCAATATAGGAATGCAGGAGCGCGAGATTTTCCATAATGTGTCTCCTAAAGCAATGTATGGTCTTTGCTGATCCAAGCAACTGACGTTTGCACCAAGCTCAAGCGAGATCGATATCTAAAATTAAAGGGAAAACACTAATTTCCGTATTTTTACTGCCGATTCAGCAATTTCACGGTGTTATGTCTCTATTATGTCTAGGGATTCCCTCTAGAGAGATGAAAATCAATGAAACTTTAAAGTTTCTAGAGTATCGCTTCCGAGTTTTTACTAGTTTTTGAGGCTGTTGGTATACTGAAGTGTTGATAGCGACTCAGAGTAAATCCCTCGCAGCGATCGCACTATTGCCATATAAGTGTCATGCAACTGACAATTGAGCAAGGCATTATCAAAAGTAGTCTGATAACTCCTTACACACCTATTGGATAACCGCAGATACCCAGAGCCACCCAGCTCTGGTTTTTTTTTAGGGGTGCAACGATCGCGATCGCATCCTGAGCGCGATCGCATCCTGAGAATTTCTCATCTTTTTATTAAATCTTACTCAGGCATTCATCAGAGAAAATTCAGAGAAATTTTGGATTCTGGAAGACAGCAACCAAGACAAGCGACTGATGCTCATCCCCAAGTAAGGAGTTGCTCCTATGAAACGCTTTCTACTGGCTGGTTTCTCTGTTTTCTTTTTCTCTAGCATCCCTCACCTCCCTGTTCGTGCAGAATCAACTAAAGCGATAAGCACGCCTCCCACCACTGTCACCTCAATACGACCCTTTAACCTCGTTTACCTCGCGTATCAAGGCTACTTTAGCGAAGCAGGCATTCCCGGTTATGGCGGACTGATTGCAGCATATAATGCCAAACGAATTGACGCTACAGACCTAGTTGAGCAAGCTATCGAACAAAATCGCCTTCCCGCTTCTATGCGAAATGACTCTGCTTACCTTAGAGATGTAGAAACACAACTGGCAGGTTTGCGAAATCGGAGTAACTAGAATCCCTCGATCGGCTACTCACCAGTTTCTCACATCGATCGGTGAGAATCTCTTCAATACCAATGCTTAAAGCGAAGGGGTGGAGGTTTTATCTAAATCTCCACCTTTTTTCAGCGACTCTCTTTTTACTGTGCCAGCGCTTGTTCAATGGCGGATATTAATTCTGGCGAGTCTGGCTTCACTGCGCTTTTGAAGCGTGCAACCACTTCTCCCTGGCGGTTAACCAAAAACTTCTCAAAGTTCCACGCCACATCGCCCGACGGTTCCACCGCTTGGGTCAGTTTAGCGTAGAGGGGATGCTGCTGGCTGCCTTTGGCATGAACTTTATCGAACATTTCAAAGGTTACGCCATAGCTCGTTTCGCAGAACTGAGCAATTTCATCGTTCGTTCCCGGCTCTTGTGCGCCAAAATCGTTACAGGGGAATCCTAAAACTCGCAATCCTGCATCGCGGTACTTTTGGTTCAGGTTCTCTAAACCTGAGTATTGAGGTGTATAGCCGCAAAAAGAAGCCACGTTCACAATTAAAAGCACGTTACCGGCATACTCGCTCAGTTGCTTCTGTTTGCCATCCATCGTTTCAACCGTAATATCCGATACGGTGGTACTCATAGCTATCCCGATTTGAAAGGGTACGGGAATATTCTAAGGTTGGATTGCGGACTGAGGACGTTGATTCTCCACACTGGATACAAGGACGCACTCAATAAGTGATTCGATTTCATCTCTCTCAACAGAATTGGCGACGCTTGCAAGAAACGTTTTCTGTGTTTCAGTACAGCGGGAAGGCGGTGCGCCTCGTGTGGTCAACAAGTCGCCTGTTGACTGTGGTTTTTGGGATTTTAACATTAGGGGCGGGTTTATTACCGGCGGCGATCGCCTATGTTGGCAAGTTGATTGTTGATGCGGTGGTGTTAGCTGCTCAGACAGCAAGCGAGAGCGATCGCAATTTAGCTCTATTCTACGTGGGTTTGGAAGGATTGGCGATCGTGTTGCAACTGGGAACTCAACGCAGCCTTGCTATTTGTCAATCTTTACTACGCGTTTTACTCGGTTACAACGTAAATGTCTTAATTTTGGAGAAAGCGCTAACCCTGGATTTAACTCACTTTGAGGATTCTGAATTTTATGATTCCATGAGCCGCGCCCGTCGGGAAGCCTCTAGTCGCCCTCTTTCTCTGGTGAGTCGTACCTTTAAACTGGCTCAGGATGCGCTGTCTCTGATTGCTTATGGGGGGTTGCTATTGCAATTTTCCCTGTGGGCGGTGCTGATTTTAATCCTAACGGCGATTCCGGCTTTTGTTGCAGAAACCCGATTTGCTGGAGAAGCTTTTCGTTTATTTCGCTGGCGTTCCCCGGAAACGCGAGAACAGACTTACTTAGAAACGCTGATTGCGCGGGAAGATTATGCCAAAGAGGTGAAACTCTATCAACTGGGTTCGCTGTTACTGAGGCGCTATCGCGATATCTTCAATCGACTGTATAGCGAAGATCGTAATTTAACCATTCGTCGGGGCGTGTGGGCAACGGTTTTAGGCGTATTGAGTACGATCGCCTTTTATCTAGTGTATGCCTGGATTGTGCTAGAGGCGATCGCCGGACAACTGACATTAGGAGATATGACGTTATACCTGATGGTGTTTCGTCAGGGTCAATCGACTTTTTCAGCCGCTTTGAGCAATATTGGGGGAATGTATGAAGATAATCTGTATCTGTCTAATCTTTATGAATTCCTCAATCAACCCATTCCCCAGTCTGGCGGAGGTGCGACGCAGGGGATAGTCTTTCAAGATGGGGTGCGGTTTGAAAATGTCTCGTTTACCTATCCAGGAAGTACAAAACCCGCCTTAGAGGAGATTTCCCTACATCTCAAACCGGGTGAAAAGCTAGCGATTGTGGGTGAAAATGGCTCTGGGAAGACGACTTTAATTAAGTTACTGACGCGCCTCTATACCCCCACCCAAGGGCGAATTCTCCTGGATGGTTTGGATTTACAAGGGTGGGATTTAAACGTTTTGCATCGCCGCATCAGCGTGATTTTTCAAGATTTTGTGCGCTATCAGTTTACCGTGGGTGAAAATGTGGGCGTTGGCGATGTGGAGAAGATATCGGATGCCGAACGCTGGGAGATTGCGGCCCAAAAGGGGATGGCTAAACCGTTTATTGAGTTAATGCCTAATGGCTTTTTGACTCAACTCGGACGTTGGTTTAGAGGGGGGACAGAATTATCGGGGGGTCAATGGCAGAAAGTTGCGCTTTCGCGGGCATTTATGCGCCAGCAAGCCGATATTTTAGTTTTAGATGAACCGACGGCGGCGATGGATGCCGAAGCAGAGGTGCAGGTGTTTGAGCATTTCCAGAAAATTACGAAAAATCAAATTGTGGTTTTGATTTCCCATCGCTTTTCTACGGTGAGAATGGCGGATACGATTATTGTTTTAGCGGGTGGAAAAATTATTGAACAAGGAACCCACAAAGAACTTTTAGTCGCAAATGGGCGCTATGCTCATTTATTTTCTTTGCAAGCGGCGGGATATCAGTAGGACTAGCGACTGGGGGAGGGGTTGAGAATGGGTTGAATTTGTCGATTCCAAAATTGGTTAAAGCTTTGGGGTTGGATGGTTCGCCAAAACAAGCCACCTGCGATCGCGATCGCGCCTAATACCAGTATTGTACCGATGACTTGCGTCACTGAGCGAGAGAGGTTCCGCCCCATCCGACTGGCGCTAGGGGGTCTAGGGGGAGGAGTGCTGAGTCCTGCCGATTGGCGAGGAATCGTCCGAGTCGGTTGAACTTGAGGGGTTCTGGCGGGGTGTGGCGGGGGAGTTCGGGGTGCTTGAGGAGGGGGGGCAGCGCCTCTGGGGAAACCGCCGGAATGACCGTTAGAATGCGTCGGTATTCCGGTGGAGTTAAGCAGGTTCAGGCGTTGGGTAATGAAGGGGGGTGTCTGTTTGGTGCGACTCCATTGTAAGAGTTGGGCGGTGGTCATGCCGCATAGGTTGGCGGCTTTGATGGCTTGAACGCGAAGTAAAAGCGGTTGGGTATTGGAGACGAACACCACTAAACGGTCTGGGTGAATTTGGGAAAAGCCGTAGGCAGATTGGGCGGTAATCAGTTCGAGGCGGGCTTTTTTACTGAGGCCTTGACCTTGAGGTGGGGCGAGGGCTGGGTGGGGGGCGCTGGCGGGGGTAATTTGCCAGTTATTTTGGACTTGGAAGCGGATAAAGGCTCTGGCAGTTTGTTCTTGGCGCGGATCGGAGGCGCGATCGCTTAAAAATTTGATTTCATCATAAACCACTTGGGGCAGGTAAGCACTCCCCAGGGTTTGATATTCCTGCCATTCTCGCGCTGAGGTCTCCATCAGCGCGCTGGTCTCAAATAATAAGTAGAGGGTCATAGGGGTGGGTGCTAAGTGGGTTGATTCGCCCTAACCAATGCCTAGGCGTCCTGCAACGCTGGGAGTCAGGGGGATGAGTGTCACCACCATCAAGAATAAGGCTAACAATCCTAACGCGGCTCTGGCGTCATCGGGTTCGGTCAGTTCGTTCAGGCTCGGTCTTTCTAAGTCCCGCTGCAAGAACAAAATCAGGATGGCCCAGTATAGGGCTAAGGGATTGGCTAAAGATGCGATCGCCAATACAATAATCGTCGCGACGGTGGTGCGTCCGGCGATTTTGCGTCCGTAGATGGCTTGAACGATGCGTCCGCCATCGAGTTGTCCGGCGGGCATCAGGTTTAAGGCGGTAATCACTAATCCTAACCAGCCGATAATGGTTAAGGGATGGACATCAACGAGGGGTTGCTGAACGGCATTCCCTAACACGACTTTGGCTAGGGTGCCGACGAGGATGGAACCTTGGAAAAACTGCGAGGGGACTTGAAAGTAACTGCCGGGATGGGAGAGAAGCAAACCCAGTAAGAGCATGGCGAGGGACAGAATACCGCCCGCAGCCGGTCCGGCGAGGGAAATGTCAAATAAGACCTGACGATTGGGTAAGAGGGATTCAAAGCGCGTTAAAGCGCCAAAGGAGCCAATTTGCCAGGTGGGTAGGAAGAACGGCCAACTCAAGCGGATATTATGGCGTTTTGCCCAGAGGAAATGACCGAGTTCGTGGGCTATTAAGATGGCCCAAATGCCGACGGCGACGGGAAGCGCTTCTGGGTAGCGGGTGGGTTCGTTGAAGATATCAAAGCGCAGCAATAACCCTCCCGTTTCTAGGCTGGTGGCAATGGTGGCTAAAGCTAGAACTAAGGCGAGAACCCGCTGGGGAACCGTCATCGGTTGGGGTTCGTTGTGGCTGGGGAGGACAACTACGGTGGGTCTTTCTTCTGGGCTGTTGAGTAAAAAGAGCCGATAGCGATCGCCAACGCGTTGTTGCATACTTGCCGATAAGCTAGCATGGACGGCTTCGGGTTCGCCGCGCAAGTTGCCTTTAAAGATTGCCCCATCTTGATAGGGGATGGTTTCGGTGGCAAAAAAGGTATCGATGCCAAAAATTCCCTGAATCGCTTTAATATCTTCAGCCGGCATGGCGCTGACGGCTTCGGGCGTTGCAGTGGGGTTCGGCTTGTCTGGCACTGGTGCGGCTGGTGTTGAATTCTCGGCTTCCATTTCTTGCAGTTTCGCCGCAATCCGTTCTCGCAAGGCGGCATCTTGTCCGGCGGCGCGTAACTGTCTGCCTAAATAGATATATAAACCGGCTGAAGCTAAAAGCAAAAATAGGATACCCGCCAAGTTTATATAGATACCCAGCGAGAATAAGCCAAAAAATAACAGCCAAGGCGTCATTAACACGACCGATTGCAACCAGGCGAGAATCCCTAATTTGCCAAAAGGTCTAGCCCGCCAAAACCCCCAACCCAAGATGGCTAGGGCGGCCAGCACAATTACCACTGTTAAAGAGATTTCTGATGTATTTAGCATTCGTTAACCTAGTTTGACCGATCGGCAAAACTTCAAACGTTAATATCTATTGTTTTATTTTTTCATCTTTTCCTTCAGGATAGCGTTCCTCTGCGTAGAATTTGGGAGAACTCTTTAAGAACAGAGATACCGAGTCCCGGTTGGTACGGGGTTTCCGGTAAGCTGAGATCGATTAGCCCTTGTTTTGTTGAGGACGGTTATGCGTAAATCCCTGACGGCGGATATGTTGGATGCAAAGACGCCTCAAGATGTTAACGTGCAGACAGAGGCCCGCAAACCCGCAAGCGACCCAACTTTGGGGATTCCGGTCAGCGTCAATCGCACCGGGACGCCGCGCCATCGCCTGGTGAGTTTGGGAGACTCGCTGACGCATGGTTTTCAAAGCGGCGCGATTTGTAAGACTCAGTTGTCTTATCCGGCGTTAATTGCCAGGGAGTTGGGGTGGTTTGAGGCGTTGCGGTTTCCCACCTATGGCGGCCCTGGGGATGGATTACCGCTCAATTTAGAGAACTTGGCGCGATCGCTCGAAGCGCAATTTGGCGATACGATTAACTGGTATGAGTATCCGCCTTTACTGGCTTTTTTGCGAAACTATCTCGACCAGATTGAAGATTACTGGGAACGCGGCGAGGGCACGCACTTGCCCGCAACGGAAGGGATTAATCACAATCTCGCTGTGTATGGTTGGGATTTACGCAACACCCTATCGCGCAATGCTGAGATTTGCCAAGCGATTCTCGACCAGAACCCCCCTAGAGATAACCTGCTGCGGCAAATTGTAGAACATCATAACGAACGGGCGGCCCTGCGCGTGCTGAATTCGGCTCGCGATGCGGCAGGAAATGCCCTCTCCCCCGTGCAAGCGGCGGCGGCTTTGGGGGCGGAAGGAACCCAAGAAACGCCGAACCAGGGGGACGGAATTGAAACCTTAATTGTTTTAATTGGGGCGAATAATGCGTTAGGTAGCATTCTGACGTTTCGGGTGAACTGGACGGATGAAGGGTATGACGATATGGCGGTGAATGACCGCTATACGGTTTGGCGTCCGATCCACTTTCAAGCTGAATTAGACCAATTGGTGGCTGAAGT is a window of Desertifilum tharense IPPAS B-1220 DNA encoding:
- a CDS encoding DUF2927 domain-containing protein, with the protein product MKVKSFFLMAIASSLAVVGDVLPSFARSAVLSTRSTTSWINVRAWPSTTSTIRHQGRAGDRVEIIRDARGNDGAIWHYLKFNNSNAEGWIRSDFVQALPSPSASIPSPQPPQAIVRPEPKTQRLNQEQIDYFVEVAMGAEFGKSSPVVRKWKSDIIVQAIGTPTAEDRRTLDAVVRELRELTGLNITLGDRNANMTIYFVPEPEFRRYEPNYIPRNYGFFWTQWNNNTIYNARILISTTGVTQRERSHLIREEVTQSLGLMRDSFKYPDSIFYQGWTDTTEYSEMDRAIIRLLYRPEIRPGMTQEEVLSILAAL
- a CDS encoding peptidoglycan-binding protein, with the translated sequence MENLALLHSYIAHEDPNPAPQLRSHYRFSLKICNSAWIGVASAIVALSILSISSQALAYVRYGSSGATVTTIQSTLRNLGYGVGVDGVFGPQTENAVIAFQRSRGLLADGIVGPATAGAMGVTLPGGGGGGGGGGPATGSVRVSTNGSPLNIRSGPGAGYSWIGSLSNGSTAGITGRVSGGWYELSSGGWVAGNWVVGAGGGGGGGGGGGAGAITVATNGSALNIRSGPGAGYGVLGALSNGSTAGITGRVSNGWYELSSGGWVSGAWIY
- a CDS encoding glutathione peroxidase, yielding MSTTVSDITVETMDGKQKQLSEYAGNVLLIVNVASFCGYTPQYSGLENLNQKYRDAGLRVLGFPCNDFGAQEPGTNDEIAQFCETSYGVTFEMFDKVHAKGSQQHPLYAKLTQAVEPSGDVAWNFEKFLVNRQGEVVARFKSAVKPDSPELISAIEQALAQ
- a CDS encoding ABC transporter ATP-binding protein; translated protein: MIRFHLSQQNWRRLQETFSVFQYSGKAVRLVWSTSRLLTVVFGILTLGAGLLPAAIAYVGKLIVDAVVLAAQTASESDRNLALFYVGLEGLAIVLQLGTQRSLAICQSLLRVLLGYNVNVLILEKALTLDLTHFEDSEFYDSMSRARREASSRPLSLVSRTFKLAQDALSLIAYGGLLLQFSLWAVLILILTAIPAFVAETRFAGEAFRLFRWRSPETREQTYLETLIAREDYAKEVKLYQLGSLLLRRYRDIFNRLYSEDRNLTIRRGVWATVLGVLSTIAFYLVYAWIVLEAIAGQLTLGDMTLYLMVFRQGQSTFSAALSNIGGMYEDNLYLSNLYEFLNQPIPQSGGGATQGIVFQDGVRFENVSFTYPGSTKPALEEISLHLKPGEKLAIVGENGSGKTTLIKLLTRLYTPTQGRILLDGLDLQGWDLNVLHRRISVIFQDFVRYQFTVGENVGVGDVEKISDAERWEIAAQKGMAKPFIELMPNGFLTQLGRWFRGGTELSGGQWQKVALSRAFMRQQADILVLDEPTAAMDAEAEVQVFEHFQKITKNQIVVLISHRFSTVRMADTIIVLAGGKIIEQGTHKELLVANGRYAHLFSLQAAGYQ
- a CDS encoding PIN domain-containing protein codes for the protein MTLYLLFETSALMETSAREWQEYQTLGSAYLPQVVYDEIKFLSDRASDPRQEQTARAFIRFQVQNNWQITPASAPHPALAPPQGQGLSKKARLELITAQSAYGFSQIHPDRLVVFVSNTQPLLLRVQAIKAANLCGMTTAQLLQWSRTKQTPPFITQRLNLLNSTGIPTHSNGHSGGFPRGAAPPPQAPRTPPPHPARTPQVQPTRTIPRQSAGLSTPPPRPPSASRMGRNLSRSVTQVIGTILVLGAIAIAGGLFWRTIQPQSFNQFWNRQIQPILNPSPSR
- a CDS encoding site-2 protease family protein, giving the protein MLNTSEISLTVVIVLAALAILGWGFWRARPFGKLGILAWLQSVVLMTPWLLFFGLFSLGIYINLAGILFLLLASAGLYIYLGRQLRAAGQDAALRERIAAKLQEMEAENSTPAAPVPDKPNPTATPEAVSAMPAEDIKAIQGIFGIDTFFATETIPYQDGAIFKGNLRGEPEAVHASLSASMQQRVGDRYRLFLLNSPEERPTVVVLPSHNEPQPMTVPQRVLALVLALATIATSLETGGLLLRFDIFNEPTRYPEALPVAVGIWAILIAHELGHFLWAKRHNIRLSWPFFLPTWQIGSFGALTRFESLLPNRQVLFDISLAGPAAGGILSLAMLLLGLLLSHPGSYFQVPSQFFQGSILVGTLAKVVLGNAVQQPLVDVHPLTIIGWLGLVITALNLMPAGQLDGGRIVQAIYGRKIAGRTTVATIIVLAIASLANPLALYWAILILFLQRDLERPSLNELTEPDDARAALGLLALFLMVVTLIPLTPSVAGRLGIG